The following is a genomic window from Streptomyces sp. BHT-5-2.
TGGGCGATGAGGTTCCACTCGCCGACGCCGTCCTCGCCCTGTGCGTCCAGCACCACGACCTGCCGGTCGCGGAACCGCAACTGCCGCAGCACATAGGTCTTCTCCAGCGCCGACTTGCCGTTGCCGGACTCGCCGAGGACCAGCCAGTGCGGCGCCGGCAGCTGCTGCCCGTACAGCTGGAACGGGTCGTAGATGTACCCCTTGCCGGAGTACACCTCCCGCCCGATGATGACGCCCGAGTCGCCCAGGCCCGGCGCCGCCGTCGGCAGATAGACGGCCTGCGCCTGGCCGGTGGAGGTGCGTACGGGCAGCCGTGTCGTCTCCACCTTCCCGAACAGGAAACTGGTGAAGGCTTCGGTGAGGGCACCGAGCGGATCGAACATGGCCATGACGTACGCGCCTCCCTGGGCTTGCAGCGGCGTTGGCGGCGGCTACCGGACTAGCGGCGGATACCGGTCGCGAACGGAAGGGTGTTCACAAACGCCCGGTGGTGTTCCCGATCGCACCACTCCAGCTTGAGGTAGGACTTGCCCGCCGAGGCCCGGATGGTCCGCTTGTCGCGGGCCAGCGCCTCGGGCGAACGGGACGAGACGGTGAGGTAGCCGACGAGGTTGACCCCGGCCGCGCCGGACGCCAGGTCCTCGCCGCGCTGGTCCACCCGCCCGTGGTGCGCGACGTCCCGCGGGTCGACGACCCGGTTCATCTTCGCCGCCCGGCTGGCCTCCGCGTCGTCATTCGTCTTCTCCGTCAGCATCCGCTCGATGGCCACCTCGGTGGGCTCCAGGTCCATGCAGACCGCGACCGTCCGGATCACGTCCGGGGTGTGGACGAGCAGCGGCGCGAGGAAGTTGACGCCCACCGGGGTCAGCGGCCACTCCTTGACCCAGGCGGTGGCGTGGCACCAGGGCGCCCGGGTCGACGACTCCCGGGTCTTGGCCTGGAGGTACGTCGGCTCGGTCGCGTCCAGTTCGGCCGGCCAGGCGTTGCGCCGGCTCATCGCCTGGATGTGGTCGATCGGGTGGTCCGGGTCGTACATGGAGTGCACCAGCGACGCCAGCCGCGCCTGTCCGAGGGGCTGCCGCACCCGGATGTCCGCCTCCGTCAACCGGGCGCAGATGTCGGTCAGCTCGCGCGCCATCACCACCGCCAGCCCGGCGTCCCGGTCCAGCTTCCGGCGCAGCAGCCCGGTGCGCTGGGCGGCCGCGGCCCGGGCCATGGTGACCGCCTCCGTGGCCAACTCCCGGGTGTAGTGCATGCACGCGACCAGATAGGCCCGGTGCTGCTCGGAGGACGTGGACACCATCGACTGCAGCTGGTCGTACGACTCCTGCAGCCACCGCGGGGAGTCGACGGCGCCCCGCTGGGCGACG
Proteins encoded in this region:
- a CDS encoding SCO6880 family protein codes for the protein MSTPSHPIAPRRTYLIGRARPNAVIGKNRETGEVALIIAGAFLGMMCGLLVPSLPLRIASLTGFPVLGLAVVYVPYKGRTYYKWFEVRRSFRRTVRKGGAVYRSGAMEAGVRLDGREVEIGPPPGIGRISWLSAPFGPDEIAVLLHADRRTVTAAIEIEGPGVGLRDSEDQEALVDRFGTLLKHVANGDGFVTRLQMLARTLPADPDAHAKDVAQRGAVDSPRWLQESYDQLQSMVSTSSEQHRAYLVACMHYTRELATEAVTMARAAAAQRTGLLRRKLDRDAGLAVVMARELTDICARLTEADIRVRQPLGQARLASLVHSMYDPDHPIDHIQAMSRRNAWPAELDATEPTYLQAKTRESSTRAPWCHATAWVKEWPLTPVGVNFLAPLLVHTPDVIRTVAVCMDLEPTEVAIERMLTEKTNDDAEASRAAKMNRVVDPRDVAHHGRVDQRGEDLASGAAGVNLVGYLTVSSRSPEALARDKRTIRASAGKSYLKLEWCDREHHRAFVNTLPFATGIRR